One segment of Thermosynechococcus sp. HN-54 DNA contains the following:
- the htpG gene encoding molecular chaperone HtpG, which produces MLEQGTISIHTENIFPIIKKWLYSDHEIFLRELVSNAVDAIQKLRMVARSGEYSGDVDHPEVTITIDKENKKLAIADNGIGMTAEEVKKYITQVAFSSAEEFVQKYKGEGEDAIIGHFGLGFYSAFMVSERVEIDTLSYREGAVSVHWICDGSTEFTLSDGQRTTVGTTVTLTLQDSELEYLEPGRIRELIRKYCDFLPVPIKLEGEQINKQIAPWKSSPNSLSKEDYLEFYRYLYPFQEDPLLWVHLNTDYPFVVNGILYFPKLRPDIDVTKGQIKLYCNQVFVSDNCEEIIPRFLLPLRGVIDSSDIPLNVSRSFLQNDRTVRKIADYIAKKVGDRLKELYREDPAAYVRSWQDLGTFVKFGSINDEKFKKQVEDILIYRTTAELTSKESEDVWASEGGIHVDGKTYTTLKEYLERNKERQGNRVYYCTDEVNQATYVQLLKSQGIEVLFMDSFIDTHFVPWLEQNYRDVKFLRVDAELDETLIDKSKESEIIDPATNKTRSEQIKALFESVLKKPKLTIRPEALKADAPPAIILLPETSRRMQEMMAMMQQQPNVQLPEEHTLVVNTAHPLVQNLLSLNQGTIIQTSGPSETGALVEKLCQYIYDLALMSQRAFDANGMQQFTERASQVLTQLTTMATR; this is translated from the coding sequence ATGTTGGAACAGGGAACCATTTCAATCCACACTGAGAACATTTTTCCAATTATTAAAAAGTGGCTCTACTCCGATCATGAGATTTTCCTGCGGGAACTGGTCTCCAATGCCGTGGATGCCATCCAAAAGCTGCGGATGGTGGCTCGCTCTGGGGAATATAGCGGCGATGTGGATCACCCCGAAGTCACGATCACAATTGACAAGGAGAATAAAAAGCTGGCGATCGCCGACAATGGCATTGGCATGACCGCTGAGGAAGTGAAAAAGTATATTACCCAAGTGGCCTTCTCCAGTGCCGAGGAATTTGTTCAAAAATACAAAGGCGAAGGGGAAGACGCAATCATTGGTCACTTTGGCCTTGGTTTTTACTCCGCCTTCATGGTCTCAGAACGGGTGGAAATTGATACCCTCTCCTACCGCGAAGGTGCCGTCTCGGTGCATTGGATCTGTGATGGTTCGACCGAATTTACCCTCTCCGATGGCCAGCGCACTACTGTGGGTACAACCGTGACCCTCACGCTCCAAGACAGTGAATTGGAGTATCTAGAGCCGGGGCGCATCCGTGAACTCATCCGCAAGTACTGTGACTTCTTGCCTGTGCCCATCAAGCTCGAAGGCGAGCAAATCAATAAGCAAATTGCCCCTTGGAAGAGTTCCCCCAATAGCCTCAGCAAAGAGGACTACCTAGAGTTTTATCGCTATCTCTATCCCTTCCAAGAAGACCCTCTGCTCTGGGTTCACCTCAATACCGACTATCCCTTTGTGGTCAATGGCATTCTCTACTTTCCCAAGCTGCGCCCCGATATTGACGTCACCAAGGGGCAAATTAAGCTCTACTGCAATCAGGTTTTTGTCAGCGATAACTGCGAAGAGATCATTCCTCGCTTCTTGTTGCCTTTGCGAGGGGTCATTGACAGTAGCGACATTCCCCTGAATGTGTCCCGCAGTTTCCTGCAAAATGATCGCACGGTGCGCAAAATTGCCGACTACATTGCCAAAAAGGTGGGCGATCGCCTGAAGGAGCTGTACCGCGAAGACCCGGCGGCCTATGTGCGCTCTTGGCAAGACTTGGGCACCTTTGTCAAATTCGGCTCGATCAATGACGAAAAGTTCAAAAAGCAGGTGGAGGACATTCTCATCTACCGCACCACCGCTGAACTGACCTCTAAAGAAAGTGAGGATGTCTGGGCCAGTGAGGGGGGCATTCACGTCGATGGCAAAACCTACACAACCCTGAAGGAGTACTTAGAGCGCAACAAAGAGCGCCAAGGCAATCGCGTCTATTACTGCACCGATGAGGTGAACCAAGCCACGTACGTGCAGCTTCTCAAGAGCCAAGGGATTGAAGTCCTCTTTATGGACAGTTTCATTGATACCCACTTTGTGCCGTGGCTGGAGCAGAACTACCGCGATGTCAAGTTCCTGCGGGTGGATGCTGAACTCGATGAAACCCTGATTGACAAGAGCAAAGAGAGCGAAATCATTGACCCAGCCACCAACAAAACCCGCAGTGAGCAGATCAAGGCTCTCTTTGAATCCGTGCTGAAAAAGCCGAAACTGACGATTCGCCCTGAAGCCCTCAAAGCCGATGCACCACCGGCAATAATCCTGTTGCCCGAAACCAGTCGGCGGATGCAGGAAATGATGGCGATGATGCAGCAGCAACCCAATGTCCAGTTGCCTGAGGAGCATACCCTTGTTGTCAATACCGCTCATCCCTTGGTGCAAAATCTCCTCAGCCTCAACCAAGGAACGATTATTCAAACCAGCGGCCCCTCGGAAACGGGTGCATTGGTGGAGAAGCTGTGTCAGTATATCTACGATTTGGCCTTGATGTCACAGCGGGCCTTTGATGCCAATGGTATGCAGCAATTTACGGAGCGTGCCAGTCAAGTGCTCACCCAACTGACAACTATGGCCACGCGCTAA
- a CDS encoding site-2 protease family protein, which translates to MIITVGLLAGAIALLAWGLYRNLPYGKLGIVAWLQTLVLMLPWLVVFGSLSFGIVINFAAVLFGLVVSIVAYVALGRWLRSLAATAELPLPSAPSGRSELEQATTEQTSPAPPAEKPSLPAEDLQAIQSIFSVDTYFATDYIPYKGGVICPGNLRGEAKVVHQQLTERLQAALPSRYRLFMVPNSDGKPMVVILPMTTEPIRSGNLQKLAAVFLAVATLGTCLETSAILQGFSLLGNPTTGLFQRSLPFALGLFGIAAVRELGHWFMAKRYQARLGPPIFLPAWQLGTFGAMTRLESFLRNRSQLFDIGAAGAIAAGSVSLLLLAIGLVLSPTSQGLEVPTLFFQGSILVGTIAKLFLGSQLQSEVVMVHPLVILGWLGLIMTALNLMPAGQLDGGRIIQAIYGTKTAKRLTIITLVVLGLVAIVNPLALYWALVILLLQRDVDQPSLDEITEPDDTRAGLGLLLLFLMAATLIPMAPGLAGRLGIGG; encoded by the coding sequence ATGATTATTACGGTAGGCTTATTGGCGGGAGCGATCGCCCTACTGGCTTGGGGACTGTACCGCAACCTGCCCTACGGCAAGCTGGGGATTGTGGCTTGGCTGCAAACCTTGGTTCTCATGCTCCCTTGGCTAGTGGTTTTTGGCAGCCTCAGCTTTGGGATTGTGATCAACTTTGCTGCCGTGCTCTTTGGGCTGGTGGTCTCGATCGTGGCCTATGTTGCCCTTGGCCGTTGGTTGCGATCGCTAGCGGCCACCGCAGAACTTCCCTTGCCCTCTGCCCCCTCTGGCCGTTCTGAACTGGAGCAAGCCACCACCGAACAGACTTCTCCCGCGCCGCCTGCCGAAAAACCCAGCCTCCCTGCTGAAGATTTGCAAGCCATTCAAAGCATCTTTAGCGTTGATACCTACTTTGCCACCGACTACATTCCCTACAAAGGGGGTGTGATCTGCCCAGGGAATCTGCGGGGAGAGGCCAAAGTAGTGCATCAGCAACTCACCGAGCGCCTACAGGCCGCCTTGCCCAGTCGCTATCGCCTCTTTATGGTACCCAATAGTGACGGCAAGCCCATGGTTGTGATTTTGCCCATGACGACCGAACCGATTCGCTCTGGCAATCTCCAGAAGCTAGCAGCGGTTTTCTTGGCGGTGGCCACCCTCGGAACCTGTTTGGAGACCAGTGCCATTTTGCAGGGGTTTAGTTTACTAGGGAATCCCACCACTGGCCTCTTTCAGCGATCCCTCCCTTTTGCCCTTGGACTCTTTGGAATTGCTGCTGTGCGGGAACTTGGCCACTGGTTCATGGCGAAACGCTATCAGGCACGCTTGGGGCCGCCCATCTTTTTGCCAGCGTGGCAGTTGGGTACCTTTGGGGCAATGACTCGGCTAGAGTCCTTCTTGAGAAACCGCAGTCAACTCTTTGACATTGGTGCCGCGGGGGCGATCGCCGCCGGTAGTGTTTCGCTGCTGCTGTTGGCCATTGGCCTTGTCCTCTCGCCCACGAGTCAAGGGTTAGAGGTGCCGACCCTCTTTTTCCAAGGATCAATTTTGGTGGGGACGATTGCCAAGCTCTTTTTGGGGTCACAACTGCAAAGCGAGGTAGTGATGGTACATCCCCTCGTCATTCTGGGCTGGCTGGGGTTGATCATGACTGCCTTGAATTTGATGCCGGCAGGGCAACTGGATGGCGGGCGGATTATTCAAGCCATTTACGGTACGAAAACCGCCAAACGACTCACAATTATTACGCTTGTGGTGTTGGGCTTGGTGGCGATCGTCAACCCCTTGGCCTTGTATTGGGCGTTGGTGATCCTGCTGTTGCAGCGAGATGTGGATCAGCCCAGTCTCGATGAGATCACCGAACCTGATGATACCCGTGCGGGTCTTGGTCTGCTGCTGTTGTTCTTGATGGCAGCCACCCTGATCCCGATGGCGCCGGGGCTGGCGGGTCGCTTGGGAATTGGAGGCTAA
- the larB gene encoding nickel pincer cofactor biosynthesis protein LarB — MPDSLRQILTAIAQGQLSVETAYRQLQHLSYEPIGDFARIDHQRQQRTGFPEVIWGPGKTPQQIAEILERMRPHYPCVMATRISPEVFEAVRSRVGGLHYFEKARICSTAPILPPQFPLQVGLVCAGTADLPVAEEAAVTLQLSGFGVERFWDVGVAGIHRLLSVRDRLEEMAVLIVVAGMEGALPSVVAGLVSVPVIAVPTSIGYGANFGGLAALLTMLNSCAPGIGVVNIDNGFGAAMLAAKILRSLRQRL, encoded by the coding sequence ATGCCCGATTCACTGCGGCAAATTTTAACGGCGATCGCCCAAGGGCAACTGAGCGTAGAAACCGCCTATCGCCAACTGCAACACCTTTCCTACGAGCCTATCGGTGATTTTGCGCGCATTGATCACCAGCGGCAGCAGCGCACCGGCTTTCCAGAGGTGATTTGGGGACCCGGCAAAACCCCGCAGCAGATTGCCGAGATTTTGGAGCGGATGCGTCCCCACTATCCCTGTGTGATGGCGACGCGGATTTCTCCAGAGGTGTTTGAGGCCGTGCGATCGCGCGTCGGGGGACTGCACTATTTTGAAAAAGCACGGATTTGCAGTACAGCCCCCATTTTGCCCCCTCAGTTTCCCCTTCAGGTGGGCTTGGTCTGTGCGGGTACAGCGGATCTGCCCGTGGCTGAAGAGGCAGCAGTGACGTTGCAGCTCTCAGGATTTGGCGTTGAGCGGTTTTGGGATGTGGGGGTGGCGGGGATTCATCGGCTGTTGAGTGTCCGCGATCGCCTGGAGGAGATGGCCGTGCTGATCGTGGTTGCGGGGATGGAGGGGGCACTCCCCAGTGTGGTGGCGGGGCTGGTCTCAGTGCCCGTGATTGCGGTGCCCACCAGTATTGGTTATGGCGCGAACTTTGGCGGTTTGGCGGCGCTGCTGACAATGCTCAACTCCTGTGCTCCCGGCATTGGTGTCGTCAATATTGACAATGGCTTTGGGGCGGCAATGCTGGCAGCCAAGATCTTGCGATCGCTCCGTCAACGGTTATAA
- the rpsT gene encoding 30S ribosomal protein S20 codes for MANIKSAAKRAQIAERNRLRNKAYRSAVRTLIKNYLNAISQYSADPTPENLAEVQRRLNLAFSKIDKAVKRGVLHRNTGARRKARLTRILNKTLQPAA; via the coding sequence GTGGCTAACATCAAATCTGCCGCTAAACGTGCCCAAATTGCTGAGCGCAACCGTCTTCGCAACAAAGCCTATCGCTCGGCAGTGCGGACGCTAATTAAAAACTACTTGAATGCCATTAGTCAGTACAGCGCCGACCCCACGCCGGAAAACTTGGCGGAAGTCCAGCGGCGACTCAACTTGGCCTTTAGCAAAATTGACAAAGCCGTTAAGCGTGGCGTTCTCCATCGCAACACTGGCGCTCGGCGTAAAGCACGGCTAACCCGAATCCTGAATAAGACCTTGCAACCCGCTGCCTAA
- a CDS encoding TatD family hydrolase, whose product MLVDTHVHLNFPEYAPDLESVAERWRSAGVVRLVHSCVEPGEFPTIQSLAARFPELFMAVGLHPLDTEQWQPDLKEKIASLAASDPKVVAIGETGLDFYKATNREQQEAAFWAQLEVAHTLNLPVIVHCREAAAAARDLLQQFIRDRGQVQGVMHCWGGTPEETEWFLDLGFYISFSGTVTFKNAKQIHASAQIVPSDRLLVETDCPFLAPVPKRGEKRNEPSYVRFVAEAVARLRQCDLLDLERQTTLNACHLFRLPLPAELAP is encoded by the coding sequence ATGTTGGTGGATACCCACGTCCATCTCAACTTTCCAGAGTACGCACCCGATCTGGAATCAGTAGCTGAGCGCTGGCGATCAGCGGGAGTGGTGCGGCTCGTTCATTCCTGTGTCGAACCCGGTGAATTTCCCACCATCCAGAGCCTTGCAGCGCGGTTTCCAGAGCTGTTTATGGCAGTGGGTCTCCATCCCTTGGATACCGAACAATGGCAGCCCGATCTCAAGGAGAAAATTGCCAGCCTTGCCGCCAGCGATCCCAAGGTGGTTGCCATTGGCGAAACGGGTTTAGATTTTTACAAAGCCACCAACCGCGAGCAACAGGAAGCAGCCTTTTGGGCACAGTTAGAGGTCGCCCACACACTGAATTTGCCGGTCATCGTTCACTGTCGGGAGGCTGCTGCTGCCGCACGGGATTTGCTTCAACAGTTTATTCGCGATCGCGGGCAAGTACAAGGGGTGATGCACTGCTGGGGCGGTACCCCCGAAGAGACAGAATGGTTCCTTGACTTGGGTTTCTACATTAGCTTTAGCGGCACCGTCACGTTTAAGAACGCCAAACAAATTCACGCCTCAGCACAAATAGTTCCCAGCGATCGCCTGCTGGTTGAGACGGATTGCCCCTTCCTTGCTCCTGTACCCAAGCGGGGTGAAAAACGTAATGAACCCAGCTATGTGCGCTTTGTGGCCGAAGCCGTCGCCCGTCTGCGACAGTGTGACCTCTTGGACTTAGAACGGCAAACGACCCTCAATGCCTGTCACCTCTTTCGTCTGCCCCTGCCCGCAGAACTAGCGCCCTAA
- a CDS encoding phosphoketolase, with protein sequence MVSSPPRPTQLTDDIHAFGPARATIQGQPLSASEVEAMDAFFRACNYLAVGMIYLLDNPLLKEPLKPEHIKKRLLGHWGSSPGLAFCYLHLNRIIKKYQQEVIFLAGPGHGAPGVLAPVYLEGSYTEIYPNISEDAQGLKKFFKQFSFPGGIGSHCTPETPGSIHEGGELGYVLSHACGAAFDNPDLIVAAVVGDGEAETGPLATSWHINKFLNPARDGAVLPILNLNGYKINNPTILARIPHQDLESYFRGLGYEPCFVEGSDRPSMHQAMAATLDYCVTKIKEIQRAAREEGVTTLPRWPMIILRTPKGWTGPAEVNGHKVEGSWRAHQVPLADVHTNPNNLKLLENWLRSYRPEELFDDNGTFRPELKALAPTGNYRMGMNPHANGGLLRKDLKMPDFREYGITFDKPGQIEVENTRHLGVFLRDVMRNNMTNFRIFGPDENTSNKLNAVYEASKKFWIAEYFEEDADGGELSPNGRVIEMLSEHTMEGMLEGYLLTGRHGFFSTYESFVHVIDSMFNQHAKWLSICNELSWRADVASLNLLITSTVWRQDHNGFTHQDPGFLDIVCNKSAKVTRIYLPPDVNSLLSVADHCLRSKNYVNVIVSDKQLHLQYLRMDQAIIHCTKGVGIWDWASNDQGQEPDLVMASAGDIPTQEALAAVALLRQEFPELKIRYINVVDLFKLQPETEHPHGLSDRDFDSLFTLDRPIIFNFHGYPWLIHRLTYRRHNHRNLHVRGYKEKGNINTPLELAINNEIDRFSLAIDAIDRLPALQVAGAHAKEKFRNMQIEARNYAYEYGVDKPEFSHWTWPF encoded by the coding sequence ATGGTAAGCTCTCCTCCCCGTCCCACCCAACTCACCGATGATATTCATGCCTTTGGGCCAGCTCGCGCCACGATTCAGGGACAGCCCCTGAGTGCCAGTGAAGTTGAGGCCATGGATGCCTTCTTCCGCGCCTGTAACTATCTGGCAGTGGGCATGATCTATTTACTGGATAATCCCCTGCTCAAAGAACCCCTGAAGCCCGAACACATTAAAAAGCGCCTCCTTGGTCACTGGGGATCGAGTCCGGGTCTGGCCTTTTGCTATCTGCACCTGAACCGGATTATTAAAAAATATCAACAGGAAGTGATTTTTTTGGCGGGGCCTGGCCATGGGGCGCCGGGTGTATTGGCTCCCGTCTATTTGGAGGGCAGTTACACCGAGATCTATCCCAATATCAGTGAAGATGCCCAAGGGCTAAAAAAATTCTTTAAGCAATTTTCCTTCCCTGGGGGTATTGGTAGCCATTGCACCCCCGAAACCCCCGGATCGATCCATGAAGGGGGAGAACTGGGTTATGTCCTCTCCCATGCCTGTGGCGCTGCCTTTGATAACCCTGATTTGATTGTGGCCGCGGTTGTGGGTGATGGCGAAGCCGAAACGGGACCTTTGGCCACCTCATGGCACATCAATAAGTTCTTGAACCCAGCGCGGGATGGGGCAGTCTTGCCCATTTTGAACTTGAATGGCTACAAGATTAACAACCCAACGATTTTGGCACGCATTCCCCACCAAGATTTGGAAAGCTACTTCCGCGGTCTAGGGTACGAACCCTGCTTTGTTGAAGGCTCCGATCGCCCCTCGATGCACCAAGCAATGGCGGCCACCCTCGATTATTGCGTCACTAAAATTAAGGAGATTCAGCGAGCCGCCCGTGAGGAGGGCGTGACGACTTTACCCCGTTGGCCGATGATTATTCTGCGCACGCCCAAGGGGTGGACAGGCCCTGCCGAAGTCAATGGTCACAAGGTAGAAGGTTCTTGGCGAGCACACCAAGTTCCCTTAGCTGATGTTCACACCAACCCCAACAATCTAAAGCTGCTGGAAAACTGGCTGCGTAGCTACCGCCCCGAAGAACTCTTTGATGACAATGGCACCTTCCGCCCCGAACTCAAGGCTTTAGCGCCGACGGGCAACTACCGTATGGGCATGAATCCCCACGCCAACGGGGGTCTGTTGCGCAAAGACCTGAAAATGCCAGACTTTCGTGAATATGGCATTACATTTGACAAACCCGGCCAAATTGAGGTGGAAAACACCCGTCACCTCGGCGTCTTTCTGCGGGATGTGATGCGCAATAACATGACGAATTTCCGCATCTTTGGTCCCGATGAAAATACCTCGAACAAACTCAATGCTGTTTACGAGGCCAGTAAGAAGTTTTGGATTGCCGAGTACTTTGAAGAGGATGCCGATGGCGGTGAATTGTCCCCCAATGGTCGCGTCATTGAAATGCTCAGCGAGCACACCATGGAGGGGATGCTGGAAGGCTACCTGCTGACGGGGCGCCATGGGTTCTTCTCCACCTATGAGTCCTTCGTCCATGTGATTGACTCGATGTTTAACCAACACGCCAAGTGGTTGAGCATTTGCAATGAGCTGTCGTGGCGGGCGGATGTGGCCTCGTTGAACCTACTGATTACGTCCACGGTGTGGCGGCAGGATCACAATGGCTTCACCCACCAAGATCCGGGATTTTTGGATATTGTCTGCAACAAGAGTGCCAAGGTTACGCGCATTTACTTACCTCCTGATGTGAATTCACTGCTGTCGGTGGCAGATCACTGCCTGCGGAGCAAAAATTATGTGAATGTGATTGTTTCCGACAAGCAGTTGCACTTGCAGTACCTGAGGATGGATCAGGCGATTATCCACTGCACCAAGGGAGTCGGCATTTGGGATTGGGCCAGCAATGATCAAGGCCAAGAACCCGATCTGGTGATGGCAAGTGCCGGGGATATTCCCACCCAAGAGGCATTGGCAGCGGTTGCCTTGCTGCGGCAGGAGTTCCCAGAGCTGAAGATTCGCTACATTAACGTGGTGGATCTGTTTAAGCTGCAACCGGAAACCGAACACCCCCACGGCCTCAGCGATCGCGACTTTGATAGTCTCTTTACCCTCGATCGCCCGATTATCTTTAACTTCCATGGCTACCCTTGGTTGATCCACCGTCTCACCTACCGCCGCCACAATCACCGTAATTTGCACGTGCGCGGCTACAAGGAAAAGGGCAATATCAATACGCCCCTTGAGTTGGCCATTAATAATGAGATTGATCGCTTTAGTCTGGCGATCGATGCCATTGATCGTCTGCCGGCTCTTCAAGTAGCGGGTGCCCATGCCAAGGAGAAATTCCGCAACATGCAAATTGAAGCCCGCAACTATGCCTACGAGTACGGTGTGGACAAGCCGGAGTTTAGCCACTGGACGTGGCCGTTCTAG
- the hisF gene encoding imidazole glycerol phosphate synthase subunit HisF, with protein sequence MLAKRILPCLDVKAGRVVKGVNFVNLRDAGDPVELAQAYNAAGADELVFLDITATHEERNIIIDVVYRTADQVFIPLTVGGGIQSLTMIKDLLRAGADKVSLNSAAVRQPDLVNQASDRFGAQCIVVAIDARREPHCDPDQPRWQVYVRGGREATGLDAVEWAVEVAKRGAGELLVTSMDADGTQAGYDLALTRAIAERVEIPVIASGGAGTCEHIRAALVEGKAEAALLASLLHYGQLTIAQIKDYLHQHQVPVRQEEPLPCR encoded by the coding sequence ATGCTGGCAAAACGAATTTTGCCCTGTTTAGATGTGAAGGCAGGTCGCGTCGTCAAGGGCGTGAACTTTGTCAACCTGCGAGATGCTGGAGATCCCGTAGAACTGGCTCAAGCCTACAATGCAGCGGGTGCCGATGAGCTAGTGTTTTTGGATATTACGGCCACCCATGAAGAGCGCAACATCATTATTGATGTCGTCTATCGCACAGCGGATCAAGTGTTTATTCCCCTGACGGTGGGGGGCGGCATTCAGTCTCTGACGATGATCAAAGACCTCCTGCGGGCAGGAGCAGACAAAGTCAGCCTGAACTCGGCAGCAGTGCGGCAACCAGATCTGGTGAATCAGGCGAGCGATCGCTTTGGTGCCCAGTGTATTGTTGTTGCCATTGATGCGCGTCGCGAACCCCATTGTGATCCTGACCAACCCCGTTGGCAAGTCTATGTCCGTGGTGGCCGCGAAGCCACAGGGTTAGATGCCGTGGAGTGGGCTGTGGAAGTTGCTAAGCGCGGGGCAGGGGAACTATTGGTGACGAGTATGGATGCCGATGGCACCCAAGCGGGCTATGATTTAGCGCTGACGCGGGCGATCGCCGAACGAGTCGAAATTCCCGTCATTGCCTCCGGGGGGGCGGGCACCTGTGAGCATATTCGCGCTGCTCTTGTGGAAGGGAAAGCCGAAGCGGCACTCCTTGCTTCACTCTTGCACTATGGCCAACTGACGATCGCCCAAATTAAGGACTATTTGCATCAGCATCAAGTGCCCGTGCGCCAAGAAGAACCCCTCCCTTGCCGATAA
- the mrdA gene encoding penicillin-binding protein 2: protein MAMLKTPPSRPLTYQAYDRGVGKQGRVLVLLSLMTLFLLGGIGSRLAYLQIVEGDRNRQMADENRIRLIPKPPERGKILDRKGRILAGNKFSYSVFLWPLAAKKPEWPRTVKILSRVLNIPASEIEARVKQAGVNSPSLIRIAQGISQAQIVALEEHRNFLTGVEIDREAIRFYPHGETAAHIIGYIGELNEEELAARRDQGYRLGDVMGKMGVEASYEQVLRGTWGGQQVEVDGQGKVIRILGQKVARPGNDITLSVDLDLQKAAEAALGSRPGAIVAMDPRDGAILALASYPAFDPNWFARRMTQAQWEELQRRQFPFVNRALQGFPPASTFKIVTTVAGLESGKFSPDTVLMTYPALYTGGFAFHDWNRAGFGPLGFAGAMAWSSNTFFGQVARRIGPETLIHWAHRFGMGSKTGIDLPGEAPGFVPTPQWKQETFGEGWYDGDSLITSIGQGALQVSPLQAAVMFAVPANGGYKVRPHLIASDNPHRWRQSLNLKPSTIQVLRQGLRQVVTSGTGAALNVPEVAIAGKSGTGEDPPRPHHTWFGAYAPADKPEIVVVAFAENSGGGGASVAGPMVVKVIQTYMKIRDR, encoded by the coding sequence ATGGCAATGCTGAAAACGCCCCCTTCTCGTCCCCTGACCTACCAAGCCTACGATCGCGGGGTTGGCAAACAGGGTCGGGTCTTGGTGCTGCTCTCACTCATGACATTGTTTTTGCTGGGGGGCATTGGGAGTCGCTTGGCCTACCTGCAAATTGTTGAAGGCGATCGCAACCGCCAAATGGCTGATGAAAACCGCATTCGCCTCATTCCCAAGCCCCCAGAGCGAGGAAAAATTCTGGATCGCAAAGGGCGGATTCTGGCGGGAAATAAATTTTCCTACTCGGTATTTCTCTGGCCCCTTGCAGCCAAAAAGCCCGAATGGCCGCGAACCGTGAAAATTCTCTCGCGGGTGCTCAATATCCCTGCCAGTGAGATCGAAGCGCGGGTGAAGCAAGCGGGTGTCAATTCTCCCTCTCTGATTCGCATTGCCCAAGGGATTAGCCAAGCCCAAATTGTTGCCCTTGAAGAACACCGCAATTTCCTGACGGGGGTGGAAATTGACCGCGAAGCCATCCGCTTTTATCCCCACGGCGAAACTGCTGCCCACATCATTGGCTACATCGGTGAACTGAATGAGGAAGAACTAGCGGCTCGTCGAGATCAGGGTTACCGTCTTGGCGATGTCATGGGCAAAATGGGCGTGGAGGCCAGCTATGAACAGGTGCTGCGGGGAACTTGGGGCGGTCAGCAGGTGGAGGTGGATGGCCAAGGCAAAGTGATCCGCATTCTGGGGCAAAAGGTGGCGCGACCCGGCAATGACATTACGCTTTCAGTGGATTTAGACTTGCAAAAAGCGGCGGAAGCAGCCCTAGGGAGTCGACCGGGGGCGATCGTGGCCATGGATCCCCGTGATGGCGCAATTCTGGCTCTGGCCAGTTACCCCGCCTTTGATCCCAACTGGTTTGCCCGCCGCATGACCCAAGCTCAGTGGGAGGAACTGCAACGGCGGCAGTTTCCCTTTGTTAACCGTGCCCTTCAGGGCTTTCCTCCCGCCAGTACGTTCAAAATCGTGACAACGGTGGCCGGCTTGGAGTCGGGGAAGTTCAGCCCCGATACCGTACTAATGACATATCCTGCCCTCTACACAGGGGGCTTTGCCTTCCACGATTGGAACCGGGCGGGCTTTGGCCCTCTGGGCTTTGCCGGTGCCATGGCGTGGAGTAGTAACACCTTTTTTGGCCAAGTGGCACGACGCATTGGACCTGAAACCCTCATTCATTGGGCCCATCGCTTTGGTATGGGGTCGAAAACGGGTATTGACTTACCCGGCGAAGCCCCCGGATTTGTGCCAACGCCTCAGTGGAAGCAGGAAACCTTTGGCGAGGGGTGGTATGATGGCGACTCTTTGATTACGTCGATTGGCCAAGGAGCCTTGCAGGTGAGTCCGCTTCAAGCCGCGGTCATGTTTGCAGTACCTGCGAATGGGGGTTACAAAGTGCGTCCGCACCTCATTGCTTCCGACAATCCCCATCGCTGGCGGCAATCCCTGAACCTAAAGCCCTCTACCATTCAAGTCTTGCGTCAAGGCCTACGCCAAGTGGTGACGAGCGGCACAGGGGCTGCCCTGAATGTTCCTGAGGTGGCGATCGCTGGCAAAAGTGGTACGGGGGAAGATCCACCTCGCCCTCACCATACTTGGTTTGGCGCCTATGCCCCTGCAGATAAACCGGAAATTGTTGTTGTTGCCTTTGCTGAAAACTCTGGCGGCGGTGGCGCTTCCGTCGCGGGGCCAATGGTGGTCAAGGTCATTCAAACCTACATGAAGATTCGCGATCGCTAG